The following are from one region of the Candidatus Neomarinimicrobiota bacterium genome:
- the rplL gene encoding 50S ribosomal protein L7/L12, which produces MATITREDVLGYLESANMLEVAALIKDIEEKFGVMAATPVVAATTGSTDVAVAPEEAKSEFNVVLAEIGEKKINVIKVVREITGLGLKEAKALVDNAPNTVKDGVSKGEAENIKSKLEEAGAKVELK; this is translated from the coding sequence ATGGCTACGATTACGCGTGAAGATGTCTTAGGATATTTGGAATCGGCTAACATGCTGGAGGTTGCGGCCTTGATCAAGGACATTGAGGAGAAGTTTGGCGTAATGGCGGCCACACCGGTCGTCGCTGCTACCACCGGTTCCACTGATGTTGCAGTGGCACCTGAGGAGGCAAAAAGTGAGTTCAACGTGGTGCTCGCTGAAATCGGCGAAAAGAAGATCAATGTTATCAAAGTAGTGCGTGAAATCACTGGCCTGGGCTTGAAAGAGGCTAAAGCGCTGGTAGACAACGCCCCGAACACAGTGAAGGACGGGGTCTCCAAGGGAGAGGCCGAGAACATCAAGTCCAAACTCGAAGAGGCTGGCGCAAAAGTCGAGCTGAAGTAG